Proteins from a single region of Puntigrus tetrazona isolate hp1 chromosome 2, ASM1883169v1, whole genome shotgun sequence:
- the apoda.1 gene encoding apolipoprotein Da, duplicate 1, with protein sequence MKTLLVVLALFLPIINAQVPHWGPCPEPATQPAFNLKKFMGRWFEIAKLPAQFERGRCIETNFTLKLDGTAHVVSSEILKGELKTIDGTAVVEDKRNPAKLGISFSYVLPYTPYWILSTDYENSALVYSCTDVLRLFHVDFAWILGRTRSLPAATIDHGKEVFTNNNIDVSRMILSRQQGCDKDL encoded by the exons atgaagACCTTACTGGTTGTTTTGGCCCTCTTTCTGCCCATCATAAATGCCCAGGTGCCTCACTGGGGGCCGTGTCCAGAGCCTGCTACTCAACCTGCCTTCAACCTAAAGAAG TTTATGGGCAGGTGGTTTGAGATTGCTAAACTTCCAGCACAGTTTGAGCGAGGCAGATGCATTGAGACTAATTTCACTCTCAAGTTGGACGGAACGGCTCATGTAGTGAGCTCTGAAATTCT aaaAGGAGAGTTAAAAACAATCGATGGAACAGCTGTGGTGGAAGATAAAAGAAATCCGGCAAAGCTTGGAATCAGTTTCTCTTACG TCCTGCCCTACACGCCATACTGGATTTTGTCCACTGACTACGAGAATTCAGCTCTGGTGTATTCCTGCACTGACGTCTTGAGACTGTTCCACGTAGACTTCGCTTGGATTCTGGGCCGCACCCGATCCCTGCCTGCTGCCACCATCGACCACGGAAAAGAGGTTTTTACCAACAACAACATCGATGTGAGCCGGATGATCTTAAGCAGACAGCAGGGCTGTGACAAAGACCTTTAA
- the apoda.2 gene encoding apolipoprotein Da, duplicate 2, protein MQALQVLSLTLLSVLAVSAQSISSGKCPQPPVQQNFDPTRYMGRWHEIVKIPSPFQLGECCQATYTLSDGIVLVRNDELLANGTISFIEGTAKIVDASEPAKLEVSFFEDAPPAPYWVLATDYDNYTLVYSCSDFAGVFHAEYSWIMSRTRSLPKETISELLDIIKSHGISSDGFTETDQRPELCSIMP, encoded by the exons ATGCAGGCTCTTCAGGTTCTGTCTCTGACTCTGCTGTCTGTGCTGGCGGTCAGCGCTCAGTCCATCAGCTCTGGAAAATGTCCTCAGCCTCCTGTTCAGCAAAACTTTGATCCTACTAGG TACATGGGCAGATGGCATGAGATCGTGAAGATCCCATCCCCGTTCCAGCTGGGAGAGTGTTGCCAGGCCACTTACACCCTCAGCGACGGCATTGTCCTGGTTCGAAATGATGAGCTTCT TGCTAATGGCACTATCAGCTTCATTGAGGGAACTGCCAAGATTGTTGATGCGTCTGAGCCTGCCAAACTTGAAGTCAGCTTCTTTGAAG ATGCTCCTCCTGCCCCCTACTGGGTGCTGGCTACTGATTACGACAACTACACCCTGGTTTACTCTTGCTCTGATTTCGCCGGTGTCTTTCATGCCGAGTATTCCTGGATCATGAGCAGGACCCGCTCTCTTCCTAAAGAGACCATCTCTGAGCTGTTAGACATCATTAAATCCCATGGCATCAGTTCTGATGGTTTCACTGAGACCGACCAGAGACCGGAGCTGTGCAGCATAATGCCTTGA